The following are from one region of the Mycolicibacterium diernhoferi genome:
- a CDS encoding type VII secretion target, which produces MQPLIVDPAALTGAGTAFGQASTELSGLGADGPLGEAAQAVTRLQTARACLEAQAAVAAATTALAEATRTYAGNLTTAAGRYQAQDEAAADEIGLSR; this is translated from the coding sequence ATGCAGCCGCTGATCGTCGACCCGGCCGCCCTGACCGGTGCCGGCACCGCGTTCGGGCAGGCGAGCACGGAGTTGTCCGGCCTGGGTGCCGACGGCCCTCTCGGCGAGGCGGCCCAAGCGGTGACCCGATTGCAGACCGCCCGAGCCTGCCTCGAGGCTCAGGCCGCCGTCGCCGCGGCCACCACCGCCCTCGCCGAGGCGACCCGGACCTACGCCGGCAACCTGACCACCGCCGCGGGCCGCTACCAGGCCCAGGACGAGGCGGCCGCGGACGAGATCGGCCTCAGCCGGTGA
- a CDS encoding alpha/beta hydrolase, with protein MSVTVSMVQASRPGQLVASAADLGTKVAALDTVLAAQRHALAQLRASWQGQAADAAITRAEGNLDRQEEWRARLAALQRALHSGGTRMGFTRNGLSAIVESLRGIGWQVAEDGTATPPPVPVILRLLAPAWTTLIQKLLALFAEADAQTAAALAAALGGAVPATPPGTLGDPRRPPAPGTGAEDVKKWWDSLSRAERAQLIAEHPGELGNLNGIPAEVRSSVNQAVLQDDLDRVTDAAGRHGVSTEEVLADPGAYGLTAADATRYGNAVQTRKGLDKMEGAGKRDRPVLLWAYDPLAFNGQGKAAVAIGNPDRAQNTAVVVPGTGSSVKDGWLESDNATNLYDQMRLGDPDEPASVIAWMGYDAPDSPTDTRIATPGLARTGGDLLAADVNGLGVTHQGGPSDVTVIGHSYGSTTVANAFAASGMRADNAVLIGSPGTDLAHSAADFHLPEGGQVYVGAASSDPVSWLGQAGPIPDIVNRELGYPLGMEAGLGRDPAGDGFGSVRFDAEVPGRSGLPDFGDHSRYYDIGSESLRAMTDIANGNGDTLADNGYTAEGRRQPHIGLPDVVDLPGLPPIDLPDWDTRIPGTPALNDPEGDRGTVTKNHQY; from the coding sequence TTGTCGGTGACGGTGTCGATGGTGCAGGCGTCGCGGCCCGGGCAGTTGGTCGCCTCCGCCGCCGACCTCGGCACAAAGGTCGCCGCGCTCGACACCGTGCTGGCCGCGCAGCGCCACGCACTGGCCCAGTTGCGCGCCTCCTGGCAGGGTCAGGCTGCCGATGCGGCCATCACCCGGGCCGAGGGCAACCTCGACCGGCAGGAGGAGTGGCGCGCCCGGCTCGCCGCACTGCAGCGGGCGCTGCACTCCGGCGGCACCCGGATGGGGTTCACCCGCAACGGGTTGTCGGCCATCGTGGAGTCGCTGCGCGGCATCGGCTGGCAGGTCGCCGAGGACGGCACCGCGACCCCTCCCCCGGTGCCGGTGATCCTGCGGCTGCTGGCCCCGGCGTGGACGACGCTGATCCAGAAACTGCTCGCCCTGTTCGCCGAGGCCGACGCCCAGACCGCGGCGGCCCTCGCCGCGGCGCTGGGTGGTGCGGTGCCCGCGACACCGCCCGGCACCCTGGGCGACCCGCGCCGACCACCCGCCCCCGGTACCGGTGCCGAGGACGTCAAGAAGTGGTGGGACTCGCTGTCGCGTGCCGAGCGTGCGCAGCTCATCGCCGAGCATCCGGGCGAGCTGGGCAATCTGAACGGCATCCCGGCCGAGGTCCGCTCGTCTGTGAATCAGGCTGTCCTGCAGGATGATCTGGACCGGGTGACCGACGCCGCCGGGCGGCACGGGGTGTCCACCGAGGAGGTGCTGGCCGATCCGGGGGCCTATGGGCTGACCGCCGCCGACGCCACCCGCTACGGCAATGCCGTGCAGACCCGCAAGGGTCTGGACAAGATGGAGGGCGCAGGCAAGCGGGACCGTCCGGTGCTGCTGTGGGCCTACGACCCGCTGGCGTTCAACGGGCAGGGCAAGGCCGCGGTGGCGATCGGCAACCCGGACCGGGCCCAGAACACCGCCGTCGTCGTCCCCGGGACCGGCAGCAGCGTCAAGGACGGCTGGCTGGAGAGCGACAACGCCACCAACCTGTACGACCAGATGCGCCTCGGCGATCCGGACGAGCCCGCCTCGGTGATCGCCTGGATGGGCTACGACGCGCCCGACAGCCCCACCGACACCCGCATCGCGACCCCCGGCCTGGCCCGCACGGGCGGTGACCTGTTGGCCGCCGACGTCAACGGGTTGGGCGTCACCCATCAGGGCGGGCCGTCCGATGTGACCGTCATCGGGCACTCCTACGGTTCCACCACGGTGGCCAACGCGTTCGCCGCGAGTGGGATGCGGGCCGACAATGCGGTGCTGATCGGCTCTCCCGGAACGGATTTGGCGCACAGTGCCGCCGATTTCCATCTCCCCGAGGGCGGGCAGGTGTACGTCGGTGCGGCCTCCAGCGATCCGGTGAGCTGGCTGGGGCAGGCCGGGCCGATCCCCGACATCGTCAACCGCGAGCTGGGTTACCCGTTGGGTATGGAGGCCGGGCTGGGGCGGGACCCGGCCGGGGACGGGTTCGGGTCGGTGCGCTTCGACGCCGAGGTGCCCGGTCGCAGTGGCCTGCCGGACTTCGGTGACCATTCCCGCTATTACGACATCGGCAGTGAATCGCTGCGGGCGATGACCGACATCGCCAACGGCAACGGCGACACCCTGGCCGACAACGGCTACACCGCCGAGGGCCGCCGCCAGCCGCACATCGGGCTGCCCGATGTGGTGGATCTGCCCGGTCTGCCCCCGATCGACCTGCCCGACTGGGACACTCGGATTCCCGGCACCCCCGCCCTCAACGACCCGGAAGGCGACCGTGGCACCGTCACCAAGAACCACCAGTACTGA
- a CDS encoding class I SAM-dependent methyltransferase: MDEVGNQPQYEAFADEFLDHARDGLFNAHYDRPACMALLGDVADVTVLDAACGPGLYAHELSRRGARVIGFDQSPRMVELARQRVPEGDFRVHDLCHSLEWLEDRSVDRVLFALAVEYVDDRIAALRELRRVLRPDGALVLSRLHPTGDWIRHGGNYFEPRVIEETWSRGWRVRYWLTSLEQTCEELHQAGFLIERLLEPRPTAAAAAISREQHDRLHREPTGFLAIRAVPDPRTGA, translated from the coding sequence GTGGACGAAGTCGGAAACCAGCCGCAGTACGAGGCCTTCGCAGACGAATTCCTGGATCACGCCAGAGATGGACTGTTCAACGCGCACTACGATCGGCCGGCATGTATGGCGCTCCTCGGTGACGTCGCCGACGTGACCGTCCTCGACGCGGCGTGCGGCCCGGGCCTGTACGCACACGAGTTGAGCCGCCGCGGCGCCAGGGTGATCGGTTTCGACCAGAGTCCGCGCATGGTCGAGCTGGCCCGGCAGCGAGTCCCCGAGGGTGACTTCCGGGTCCACGATCTGTGCCACTCGCTGGAGTGGCTCGAGGATCGGTCGGTCGATCGCGTGCTTTTCGCCCTCGCCGTGGAATACGTCGACGACAGAATCGCGGCGTTGCGTGAGCTCCGACGTGTTCTGCGCCCCGATGGGGCGCTGGTGCTGTCCCGTCTGCACCCCACCGGTGACTGGATTCGACACGGCGGCAACTACTTCGAGCCTCGCGTGATCGAGGAGACGTGGAGCCGCGGCTGGCGGGTTCGGTACTGGTTGACATCCCTGGAGCAGACCTGCGAGGAGTTGCATCAGGCGGGCTTCCTCATCGAGCGGCTCCTGGAGCCCCGTCCCACCGCAGCTGCGGCGGCGATCAGCCGAGAGCAACACGACCGGTTGCACCGCGAGCCGACCGGCTTTCTGGCCATCCGCGCGGTCCCGGATCCCCGCACGGGCGCCTGA
- a CDS encoding FHA domain-containing protein FhaB/FipA produces the protein MQGLVLQLTRVGFLLLLWLFIWSVLRILRTDIYAPTGAVMVRRGLALRGSLLPKGERRHTARHLVVTEGALAGTRITLSSQPVLIGRADDSTLVLTDDYASTRHARLSSRGSEWYVEDLGSTNGTYLDRAKVTTAVRVPMGTPVRIGKTVIELRP, from the coding sequence ATGCAGGGGCTAGTACTGCAGCTGACGCGTGTCGGCTTCCTGCTGCTGCTGTGGCTGTTCATCTGGTCGGTGCTGCGCATCCTGCGCACCGACATCTACGCACCCACCGGCGCGGTCATGGTGCGCCGCGGGCTGGCGCTGCGCGGTTCGCTGCTGCCCAAAGGGGAGCGGCGGCACACCGCGCGGCACCTGGTCGTCACCGAAGGCGCACTGGCCGGCACCCGCATCACCTTGAGCAGCCAGCCGGTGCTGATCGGCCGTGCCGACGACTCCACCCTCGTCTTGACTGACGATTACGCATCGACACGGCATGCCAGGCTGTCGTCGCGGGGCTCGGAATGGTACGTAGAGGACCTAGGATCGACCAACGGCACATACCTCGACAGGGCGAAGGTGACAACGGCGGTAAGGGTTCCGATGGGAACGCCGGTACGGATCGGCAAAACGGTGATCGAGTTGCGCCCGTGA
- a CDS encoding PP2C family protein-serine/threonine phosphatase: protein MTLVLRYAARSDRGLVRANNEDSVYAGARLLALADGMGGHAAGEVASQLVIAALAHLDDDEPGGDLLNKLNMAVHEGNSAIAAHVEADPELEGMGTTLTAILFAGGRLGLVHIGDSRGYLMRDGELTQITKDDTFVQTLVDDGRITAEEAHSHPQRSLIMKALTGHEVEPTLIMREAKVGDRYLLCSDGLSDPVSQETIAEALQIPDVTDAADRLIELALRGGGPDNVTVVVADVVDYDYGQTQPILAGAVSGEDDNTIPPNTAAGRASAFNPKRNQPKRVVTQPEEQRPPRSKRRMLIAAVVVLLVVVAGLTIAREIVRNNYYVSEQDGTVAIMRGVQTSFLGLSLQEPFLVGCLNARNELSLITFGQSSDSMDCKVLRLEDIRESERAQVAAGLPAGSLDDAIRQINELSRTSLLPICALPTKTATPTPSPRATPAPTVSPAPSAKPSPTSPTASPATPPPPATSGAPKPATPAPATPPPPKPPAPSPTVTALPPPPPEPGTNCRTAS from the coding sequence GTGACACTGGTGCTCAGATACGCAGCGCGCAGCGACCGCGGATTGGTGCGCGCCAACAACGAAGACTCGGTGTACGCCGGGGCCCGGCTGCTGGCGCTGGCCGACGGGATGGGCGGCCATGCCGCCGGTGAGGTGGCCTCCCAGCTGGTCATCGCCGCGCTGGCCCACCTCGACGATGACGAGCCCGGCGGCGACCTGCTCAACAAGCTCAATATGGCGGTCCACGAGGGCAACTCGGCGATCGCCGCGCACGTCGAGGCCGACCCCGAGCTCGAGGGCATGGGCACCACGCTCACCGCGATCCTGTTCGCCGGGGGCCGGCTCGGCCTGGTGCACATCGGCGATTCCCGCGGCTACCTGATGCGCGACGGTGAACTGACCCAGATCACCAAGGACGACACCTTCGTCCAGACCCTGGTCGACGACGGCCGGATCACCGCCGAGGAGGCGCACAGCCACCCGCAACGCTCGCTGATCATGAAGGCGCTGACCGGACACGAGGTCGAGCCCACGCTGATCATGCGCGAGGCCAAGGTCGGCGACCGCTACCTGCTCTGTTCGGACGGCCTGTCCGACCCGGTCAGCCAGGAGACCATCGCCGAGGCGCTGCAGATCCCGGACGTGACCGACGCGGCGGACCGGCTCATCGAACTCGCGCTGCGCGGCGGCGGGCCCGACAACGTCACGGTGGTGGTGGCCGATGTCGTGGACTACGACTACGGGCAGACCCAGCCGATCCTGGCCGGGGCGGTCTCCGGTGAGGACGACAACACCATCCCGCCGAACACCGCGGCGGGCCGGGCCTCGGCGTTCAACCCGAAACGCAACCAGCCCAAAAGGGTTGTCACACAACCCGAAGAGCAACGACCGCCCCGCTCCAAACGCCGGATGCTGATCGCCGCGGTGGTGGTCCTCCTGGTGGTGGTGGCGGGGCTGACCATCGCCCGCGAAATCGTTCGCAACAACTACTACGTCAGCGAGCAGGACGGCACCGTCGCGATCATGCGCGGCGTGCAGACCTCGTTCCTCGGGTTGTCGCTGCAGGAACCGTTTCTGGTCGGCTGTCTGAACGCCCGAAACGAGCTGTCGCTGATCACTTTCGGCCAGTCCAGTGATTCGATGGACTGCAAGGTGCTGCGGCTGGAGGACATCCGCGAATCCGAGCGGGCCCAGGTGGCCGCCGGACTGCCCGCCGGTTCCCTCGACGACGCGATCCGCCAGATCAACGAGCTGTCCCGCACGTCGCTGCTGCCCATCTGCGCGCTGCCGACGAAGACCGCCACCCCCACACCGAGCCCGCGCGCCACCCCGGCACCGACCGTGAGCCCCGCCCCCAGCGCCAAGCCGAGCCCCACGTCGCCGACGGCCTCCCCCGCGACTCCGCCGCCGCCCGCCACATCCGGCGCGCCGAAGCCGGCCACCCCCGCGCCGGCCACCCCGCCACCGCCCAAGCCGCCGGCCCCGTCACCGACCGTCACGGCCCTGCCCCCACCACCGCCGGAGCCGGGCACCAACTGCCGGACCGCGTCATGA
- a CDS encoding FhaA domain-containing protein, producing MGLADRIERRLESTVGDAFARVFGGSIVPQEVEALLRREAEARARDVGGGRILAPNDYVITLGEADYRKVSADPDRTSATFARHLEGFIHDQGWQTYGDVVVRFEPSPSLHTGQFRARGAVNPDTTTHEPAPPARDRASTAEPGAPAMTDNPSYRGQGQGRPGDDQYDDDRYRQQEDAPGYQQRQGGYPDQGGYPQEQQGGYPDQGYPPPPSYEQRPPAGYGQQGQPPGQPQGGYPDQGYRQQPPPAGYGRPGGQPPAGPPPGYGDYDYGRPPARQDEGYGRPPAPGYPDQGGYPDQGGYGGQQYGRADYAAPPAPPAAPDYGRYGEPPAQGGYPDQGGYDQGKYGDQGGYGEPAGYDYGAPGAQAPAAPAPGGYGGAYGAAQVTLQLDDGSGRTYQLREGANVIGRGQDAQFRLPDTGVSRRHLEIRWDGQIALLSDLNSTNGTTVNNAPVQEWQLADGDVIRLGHSEIIVRVH from the coding sequence ATGGGTCTTGCAGACCGTATCGAGCGACGCCTCGAGTCGACGGTCGGCGATGCTTTCGCCCGGGTCTTCGGCGGGTCGATCGTCCCGCAGGAGGTCGAGGCGCTGCTGCGCCGTGAAGCCGAGGCCAGGGCACGTGACGTCGGCGGTGGGCGCATTTTGGCGCCGAACGACTACGTCATTACCCTCGGTGAGGCTGATTACCGGAAGGTGAGCGCGGACCCCGACCGGACATCCGCCACTTTTGCCCGTCACCTGGAGGGTTTCATCCATGACCAGGGGTGGCAAACGTATGGTGATGTGGTCGTCAGGTTTGAGCCATCGCCGAGCCTGCACACCGGACAGTTCCGCGCCCGTGGAGCGGTCAACCCAGACACGACCACCCACGAGCCCGCACCGCCAGCACGAGACCGCGCGTCCACCGCAGAACCAGGAGCACCAGCGATGACCGACAACCCGAGCTACCGAGGGCAGGGACAGGGTCGGCCCGGCGACGATCAGTACGACGACGACCGGTACCGCCAGCAAGAGGACGCCCCCGGCTACCAGCAGCGCCAGGGCGGCTACCCCGACCAGGGCGGCTACCCGCAGGAGCAGCAGGGCGGCTACCCCGACCAGGGTTACCCGCCGCCGCCGTCCTACGAGCAGCGGCCGCCGGCCGGCTACGGCCAACAGGGCCAACCCCCGGGCCAACCCCAGGGCGGCTACCCCGACCAGGGTTACCGTCAGCAGCCCCCGCCGGCCGGTTACGGCCGGCCGGGCGGACAGCCCCCGGCCGGTCCGCCGCCGGGATACGGCGACTACGACTACGGGCGCCCGCCGGCCCGCCAGGACGAGGGTTACGGCCGTCCGCCGGCCCCCGGTTACCCGGACCAGGGTGGCTATCCCGATCAGGGTGGCTACGGCGGTCAGCAGTACGGCCGTGCCGACTACGCCGCCCCTCCCGCGCCTCCCGCGGCACCGGATTACGGCCGCTACGGCGAGCCGCCGGCCCAGGGTGGCTACCCCGACCAGGGTGGCTATGACCAGGGCAAATACGGCGACCAGGGCGGTTACGGCGAGCCCGCCGGCTATGACTACGGCGCCCCGGGCGCCCAGGCGCCCGCCGCTCCCGCCCCCGGCGGCTACGGCGGCGCGTACGGGGCCGCCCAGGTGACCCTGCAGCTCGACGACGGCAGCGGCCGGACCTACCAGCTGCGCGAGGGCGCCAATGTCATCGGCCGCGGCCAGGACGCCCAGTTCCGGCTGCCCGACACCGGTGTGTCCCGCCGTCACCTCGAGATCCGCTGGGACGGCCAGATCGCGCTGCTCTCGGACCTCAACTCGACCAACGGCACCACCGTCAACAACGCGCCTGTGCAGGAGTGGCAGTTGGCCGACGGTGACGTGATCCGGCTGGGCCACTCCGAGATCATCGTCCGGGTCCACTGA
- a CDS encoding FAD-dependent oxidoreductase, with product MTSLWLDGRPDTPASAPQLDAQHVDVAVVGAGITGLCTALLLARAGKSVLVLEARQVGAGTTGNTTGKLSLLQGTKLSRVSAKHGERLVGDYVTGNTEGRDWLIRYCAEHGVPVQREDAYTYAQSPSGIEDARAEFDACRTAGLPVEWVHDADVPFPFHGGVRLPDQAQLDPVPLLDSFVAELEHRGGSVAQGARVRSVSIGSPLRLTVDAADRSASRTVTAEHCVLATGIPILDRGGFFAKVSPHRSYCVALKVPGDITRAMYLSSDSPTRSIRYAPTPDGERLIVGGGGHTVGRADHAADAVSELVHWAKQHYPGAVQTHNWSAQDYSPIDELPYAGPILPGTRHVWVATGFDKWGLTNGIAAALALSGQILGGHMSWARAFAAWSPHELSGLTTALQHNLEVGYQMAKGWVAPLARHGDPAEGQGLVTGPPWNLRADSVVDGVHRTVSPVCPHLGGIVNWNDADCAWECPLHGSRFAPDGTLLEGPATRGLTPADTHVSHHARGGSARP from the coding sequence ATGACGTCGCTGTGGCTGGACGGGCGACCGGACACCCCGGCGTCCGCACCACAGCTGGATGCCCAGCATGTCGATGTCGCCGTCGTCGGCGCCGGCATCACCGGGCTGTGTACGGCGCTGCTGCTGGCCCGGGCCGGCAAGTCGGTGCTGGTGTTGGAGGCGAGACAGGTCGGGGCGGGCACCACGGGCAACACCACCGGCAAGCTGAGTCTGCTGCAGGGCACCAAACTGTCCCGGGTCAGCGCCAAGCACGGTGAGCGGCTGGTCGGCGACTACGTCACCGGCAACACCGAGGGCCGGGACTGGCTCATCCGCTACTGCGCGGAGCACGGTGTCCCGGTACAGCGCGAGGACGCCTACACCTATGCGCAGTCGCCGAGCGGAATCGAGGACGCCCGAGCGGAATTCGACGCCTGCCGAACCGCCGGGCTGCCCGTGGAATGGGTGCACGACGCCGACGTCCCGTTCCCGTTCCACGGCGGTGTCCGGCTGCCCGACCAGGCCCAGCTCGATCCGGTGCCGCTGCTGGACAGCTTCGTCGCCGAGCTGGAGCACCGCGGTGGGAGCGTCGCCCAAGGCGCCCGGGTCCGGTCGGTGTCGATCGGCAGCCCGCTGCGCCTGACCGTCGACGCCGCCGACAGGTCGGCCTCGCGCACCGTCACCGCCGAGCACTGCGTGCTGGCCACCGGGATCCCGATCCTGGATCGCGGCGGATTCTTCGCCAAGGTCAGCCCGCACCGGTCCTACTGCGTGGCCCTCAAGGTGCCCGGGGACATCACCCGCGCGATGTACCTGTCCAGCGACTCCCCGACCCGGTCCATCCGGTACGCCCCCACCCCGGACGGTGAACGGCTGATCGTCGGCGGCGGCGGGCACACCGTGGGCCGCGCCGACCACGCCGCGGACGCGGTGTCGGAGCTGGTGCACTGGGCCAAACAGCACTACCCGGGCGCGGTCCAGACCCACAACTGGTCGGCCCAGGACTACTCCCCGATCGACGAACTTCCCTACGCCGGGCCGATTCTGCCCGGCACCCGACATGTCTGGGTGGCCACCGGGTTCGACAAGTGGGGCCTGACCAACGGGATCGCCGCGGCGCTGGCACTGTCCGGGCAGATCCTCGGCGGACACATGTCGTGGGCCCGCGCGTTCGCCGCCTGGAGTCCGCACGAACTGTCCGGCCTGACCACCGCGCTGCAACACAACCTGGAGGTGGGCTACCAGATGGCCAAGGGCTGGGTGGCGCCGCTGGCCCGGCACGGTGATCCGGCCGAGGGCCAGGGTCTGGTCACCGGTCCGCCCTGGAATCTGCGCGCGGACAGTGTTGTCGACGGGGTGCACCGCACCGTGTCCCCGGTGTGCCCGCATCTGGGCGGCATCGTGAACTGGAACGACGCCGACTGTGCCTGGGAGTGCCCGCTGCACGGCTCCCGGTTCGCACCCGACGGGACGCTGCTGGAGGGCCCGGCGACCCGGGGCCTCACCCCCGCCGACACCCACGTTTCACACCACGCCCGAGGAGGTAGTGCACGGCCATGA
- a CDS encoding zinc-dependent alcohol dehydrogenase, which translates to MKAVTWQGKRDVRVEQVPDPKIEEPTDAIIEVTSTNICGSDLHLYEVLGAFMNPGDVLGHEPMGIVREVGSGVSNLAVGDRVVIPFQISCGSCFMCDKELYTQCETTQVREHGMGAALFGYSELYGEVPGGQAELLRVPQAQFTHIKVPEGPPDSRFVYLSDVLPTAWQSVAYADIPDGGSVTVLGLGPIGDMAARIAAHQGYDVIAVDRVPERLARAQARGIRTVDLAVLGAPVGDVIRDMTDGRGTDAVIDAVGMEAHGSPVAKVAQQLTGLLPDALAKPLMKNVGVDRLDALYSAIDIVRRGGTISVIGVYGGMADPLPMLTLFDKQVQLRMGQANVKKWVPDIMPLLTDADPLGVDSFATHTLPLDDAAHAYDIFQRKADGAVKIVLQP; encoded by the coding sequence ATGAAAGCAGTCACCTGGCAAGGCAAACGCGACGTCCGGGTCGAGCAGGTACCCGACCCCAAGATCGAAGAACCCACCGATGCGATCATCGAGGTGACCTCGACGAACATCTGCGGCTCCGACCTGCATCTGTACGAAGTGCTCGGCGCCTTCATGAATCCCGGCGACGTGCTCGGCCACGAACCGATGGGCATCGTGCGTGAAGTGGGTTCCGGTGTCAGCAATCTCGCCGTCGGCGACCGGGTGGTCATCCCGTTCCAGATCTCGTGCGGCAGTTGCTTCATGTGCGACAAAGAGCTCTACACCCAGTGCGAGACCACCCAGGTACGTGAACATGGGATGGGCGCAGCGCTTTTCGGCTACTCCGAACTCTACGGCGAGGTGCCCGGCGGCCAGGCCGAACTGCTGCGGGTGCCGCAGGCCCAGTTCACCCACATCAAGGTGCCCGAGGGCCCGCCGGACTCCCGGTTCGTCTACCTGTCCGACGTACTGCCGACCGCCTGGCAGTCCGTGGCCTACGCCGACATCCCGGACGGCGGTTCGGTCACCGTGCTCGGCCTGGGCCCGATCGGGGACATGGCCGCCCGCATCGCGGCGCACCAGGGCTACGACGTCATCGCGGTGGACCGGGTTCCCGAGCGGCTGGCCCGCGCGCAGGCCCGCGGTATCCGCACCGTCGACCTCGCGGTGTTGGGCGCCCCGGTCGGCGACGTCATCCGGGACATGACCGACGGGCGCGGCACCGACGCGGTGATCGATGCGGTGGGTATGGAGGCGCACGGGTCCCCGGTGGCCAAGGTGGCCCAGCAGCTCACCGGGCTGCTGCCCGACGCACTGGCCAAACCCCTGATGAAGAACGTCGGCGTCGATCGCCTGGACGCGCTGTACTCGGCGATCGACATCGTGCGCCGCGGCGGGACCATCTCGGTGATCGGGGTGTACGGCGGGATGGCCGATCCGCTGCCGATGCTGACGCTGTTCGACAAGCAGGTGCAGCTGCGGATGGGCCAGGCCAACGTCAAGAAATGGGTGCCCGACATCATGCCGCTGCTGACCGACGCGGATCCGCTCGGCGTCGACAGCTTCGCCACCCACACGCTGCCGCTGGACGACGCCGCGCATGCGTACGACATCTTCCAGCGAAAGGCCGACGGCGCGGTGAAGATCGTGCTTCAGCCCTGA